The following coding sequences lie in one Silene latifolia isolate original U9 population chromosome 5, ASM4854445v1, whole genome shotgun sequence genomic window:
- the LOC141655099 gene encoding uncharacterized protein LOC141655099, which yields MNLLCYNCQGLGNGPTVVSLRKLLNRENVDVAVLTETKLSGVEMAGLVDRLGNFEDIFGDSIERKAGVAIIWRNGVTVNFLSTSAHHVDVEIEGLFSENKWRLTGFYGWILFETKKEGGAPRAQGEMDEFRDAIGDCGLLDIGYSGNMFTWWNKRPEPHAIFERLDRGVASPEWLDMHPALSLKHLERERSDHVPLKLCRDKGHGRKKKKIFRFEDMWTSSENCESVVREAWEGLGEVLSGDDVLNKINICAKKLISWSKLNLE from the exons ATGAATCTCCTATGCTACAACTGTCAAGGGCTTGGCAACGGCCCGACAGTTGTAAGTTTACGCAAGTTGCTGAATAGAGAGAATGTGGACGTAGCAGTTCTTACGGAGACAAAGCTCAGTGGTGTTGAAATGGCTGGATTAGTAGATAGACTCGGGAATTTTGAAGACATATTTGGAGACTCGATAGAACGAAAGGCTGGCGTTGCTATTATTTGGCGCAATGGTGTTACAGTAAACTTCTTATCCACCTCAGCTCATCATGTTGATGTGGAAATTGAAGGTTTGTTCAGTGAAAACAAGTGGAGACTAACGGGTTTTTATGGATGG ATTCTTTTTGAGACCAAAAAAGAGGGAGGTGCACCTAGGGCGCAAGGAGAGATGGATGAGTTTAGAGATGCTATTGGAGATTGCGGACTGCTGGATATTGGATACTCGGGCAATATGTTCACCTGGTGGAATAAAAGGCCTGAACCACATGCTATTTTTGAGAGACTTGACCGCGGTGTAGCTTCACCCGAATGGTTAGATATGCATCCTGCCCTGTCTCTTAAACATCTTGAGCGGGAGCGATCTGACCATGTCCCGTTGAAGCTATGTCGAGATAAGGGTCACGgtaggaagaaaaagaaaatttTCAGATTTGAGGATATGTGGACTAGCTCGGAGAATTGCGAAAGCGTTGTTAGAGAGGCTTGGGAGGGGCTTGGTGAAGTGCTGAGTGGGGATGACGTTCTAAATAAAATTAACATCTGCGCAAAGAAGCTTATTTCGTGGAGCAAACTGAATTTGGAATGA